The following proteins are co-located in the Fischerella sp. PCC 9605 genome:
- the psbP gene encoding photosystem II reaction center PsbP — MWKRIAVILLLVFSFSLTNYGSATAAALKSYVNTNDGYQFLYPNGWVQVKVANGPDVVFHDLIEMSENISVVISPVPEAKTLTELGTAGEVGYRLGKNALAPEGSGRTAELVNAEQRESNGKTYYKLEYLITLPNNQKRHNLASVATSRGKLFTFNASIPEKRWRKVKGMIEESVDSFSVY; from the coding sequence ATGTGGAAACGAATTGCAGTAATTTTGCTATTGGTGTTTAGCTTCAGCTTAACTAATTACGGTTCGGCTACTGCTGCTGCACTCAAAAGCTATGTAAACACTAACGATGGCTATCAGTTCTTATATCCTAACGGCTGGGTGCAAGTTAAAGTTGCTAACGGTCCTGATGTAGTCTTCCACGATTTGATCGAAATGAGTGAAAATATCTCTGTTGTAATTAGTCCGGTACCGGAAGCCAAAACTTTAACAGAACTAGGTACAGCTGGTGAGGTAGGATATAGACTAGGAAAAAATGCTCTTGCTCCTGAAGGTTCAGGACGGACAGCCGAATTAGTCAACGCCGAACAGCGAGAATCTAACGGTAAAACTTATTACAAATTAGAGTACTTAATCACGCTTCCCAATAACCAAAAACGCCACAATCTGGCCAGTGTAGCCACCAGCCGAGGTAAACTTTTTACTTTTAATGCCTCCATTCCCGAAAAACGCTGGCGGAAAGTCAAAGGCATGATTGAAGAATCTGTTGATTCTTTTTCTGTGTATTAG
- a CDS encoding B12-binding domain-containing radical SAM protein produces MKALLLWPIMPNSFWSYQETLDLAGLRSTNPPLGLITVAAMLPADWEIRFVDRNIRLEEDDDWAWCDIVIMSAMIIQKQDFWELIQKGVALGKKVAVGGPFPTSVPEFALEAGAHYLILDEGEYTIPMFLEALARGEEWGIFRATEKPDVTQTPIARFDLLDLDAYLAITVQFSRGCPFQCEFCDIINLYGRKPRTKTPEQMLKEFQVLYDLGWRRYVFVVDDNFIGNKRNAKVFLQALIPWMEEHDYPFILVTEASLNLAEDEELIELMVKAGFTLVFMGIETPDTDSLLGIHKVQNTRRDLIESCHKITRAGLQIMSGFIMGFDNERLGAGRRIQEFIEETGIPQGQFSLLQALQNTAMWNRLKQEGRLIDGLGTFHQGAIMNFVPTRPVEEIVEEYIDAFWNIYEPMPYLKRTFRHFMMMKGWRGKTKRPIASKEIRLYTAICWRQGVVRSTRWRFWWQLVAIAFSKPRLLYDYLTTLGVGEHFFNYRYEVRAQLLQKLAALKQDTQEQEKTATYSLELIN; encoded by the coding sequence ATGAAAGCTTTACTACTCTGGCCCATAATGCCCAATTCCTTCTGGTCTTACCAGGAAACTCTGGACTTGGCGGGTTTACGCTCTACTAATCCACCATTGGGTTTAATAACAGTAGCGGCGATGTTACCTGCTGATTGGGAAATTCGCTTTGTCGATCGCAATATCCGTCTGGAGGAAGATGACGATTGGGCATGGTGCGATATTGTCATCATGTCTGCAATGATTATCCAGAAACAAGATTTTTGGGAGTTAATTCAAAAAGGAGTGGCGTTAGGTAAAAAAGTGGCGGTAGGCGGGCCTTTCCCCACATCAGTACCGGAATTTGCCTTGGAAGCGGGAGCACATTATTTGATTTTAGATGAGGGAGAATACACTATCCCCATGTTTTTAGAAGCCTTGGCACGGGGAGAAGAATGGGGCATTTTCCGCGCGACAGAAAAACCTGATGTTACTCAAACACCCATTGCACGCTTTGACTTGCTGGATCTAGATGCTTACCTGGCAATAACAGTACAGTTTTCGAGAGGGTGTCCGTTCCAGTGTGAATTTTGTGACATTATCAACTTGTACGGACGCAAGCCCCGCACCAAAACACCAGAACAAATGCTCAAGGAATTTCAAGTCCTCTACGATTTGGGCTGGCGACGCTACGTATTCGTAGTAGATGACAATTTTATTGGCAATAAACGCAACGCTAAAGTATTTCTACAGGCGCTCATCCCCTGGATGGAAGAACACGATTACCCGTTCATTCTGGTGACAGAAGCTTCTCTCAACCTAGCGGAGGATGAAGAACTAATAGAATTGATGGTCAAAGCTGGTTTCACTCTCGTGTTTATGGGCATTGAAACCCCAGACACAGATAGTCTGTTGGGCATTCACAAAGTCCAGAATACACGCCGCGACCTGATCGAGTCTTGCCACAAAATCACGCGGGCAGGATTGCAGATTATGTCTGGTTTTATCATGGGATTTGACAACGAACGTCTTGGTGCAGGCCGGCGTATCCAGGAATTTATTGAAGAAACGGGTATTCCCCAAGGACAGTTTAGCTTGCTGCAAGCATTGCAAAATACTGCCATGTGGAACCGCCTGAAGCAAGAAGGGCGACTCATTGATGGGTTGGGAACATTCCACCAAGGTGCGATTATGAACTTTGTACCGACACGTCCGGTGGAAGAAATAGTTGAGGAATATATCGACGCCTTCTGGAATATCTATGAACCGATGCCTTATCTGAAACGGACATTCCGCCACTTTATGATGATGAAAGGTTGGCGGGGTAAAACTAAGCGTCCGATCGCATCGAAGGAGATACGTTTATATACTGCAATTTGCTGGCGACAGGGTGTAGTACGTTCTACGCGCTGGCGGTTCTGGTGGCAATTAGTGGCGATCGCTTTTTCCAAACCCCGTTTATTGTATGACTACTTAACTACCCTAGGTGTAGGTGAACACTTCTTTAACTACCGCTATGAAGTCAGGGCACAATTGCTGCAAAAACTGGCAGCGTTGAAACAAGACACACAAGAACAGGAGAAGACCGCAACTTATTCGCTAGAACTTATTAATTGA
- a CDS encoding Npun_F0813 family protein has product MFILKRQDVEISTIGHPKRDQQVPILHYQGQTFRLISVFKASQEEEAKALWRELTDNKGKACVLLEEPERFSVWGKIRLDQLSGDTGSHSKISIFTQASILLLQAVYMDIEDFLGARQAALFQKEIAEVLQQWQFPQVSSSEGVKFLLDIDPLTVPVPDWQEHHVITLLQDLHRLGKAYFGNTNFAHPVADKLQDMPQGERSLFISWLNQSPLSKLWH; this is encoded by the coding sequence ATGTTTATTCTTAAAAGGCAGGATGTTGAAATATCGACTATTGGGCACCCAAAACGAGATCAGCAAGTACCAATACTCCATTATCAGGGGCAGACCTTTAGATTAATTAGCGTCTTCAAAGCTAGTCAAGAAGAAGAAGCCAAAGCCTTGTGGAGAGAATTGACCGATAACAAAGGCAAAGCCTGTGTTTTATTGGAAGAACCTGAACGTTTTAGCGTTTGGGGTAAAATCCGTTTAGATCAACTGAGTGGCGACACGGGTAGCCATAGTAAAATTAGTATTTTTACTCAAGCTAGTATTTTGCTGCTGCAAGCTGTGTATATGGATATAGAAGATTTTTTAGGTGCTAGGCAAGCCGCATTATTTCAGAAAGAAATTGCGGAGGTTTTGCAGCAGTGGCAATTTCCCCAGGTATCTTCGTCAGAGGGAGTCAAATTCTTGCTAGATATAGACCCACTGACTGTGCCAGTGCCCGATTGGCAAGAACATCATGTTATTACCCTCTTGCAAGACCTACATCGGTTGGGAAAAGCCTATTTTGGCAATACTAATTTTGCCCATCCTGTGGCTGATAAATTACAAGATATGCCCCAAGGAGAGCGATCGCTATTCATCAGTTGGCTAAATCAGTCTCCACTGAGTAAACTGTGGCATTAG
- the nusB gene encoding transcription antitermination factor NusB codes for MQPRKPRQIARELALLSLSQLPANPKKLTEDQLPKLVLAAVRTLRSEVQDTLDNAVGELQRSNDRLLSSQTRATDVNTARTMVKEAISYTQTAINQLSAAIEFPELIQLANQDKEVSRYAIEIVRTVDEERKNIDEQIGTALVDWQVTRLAQIDRDILRIAVAEMLYLGVPNSVAIDEAVELAKRYSGEEGHRFINGVLRRVTQQQKQTV; via the coding sequence ATGCAACCTCGGAAACCCCGTCAAATCGCCCGTGAATTGGCGCTTTTGAGCCTCTCTCAGCTGCCAGCCAATCCAAAAAAACTAACTGAAGACCAACTACCGAAATTAGTGCTGGCAGCAGTACGCACCTTAAGATCGGAAGTGCAAGATACTCTGGATAATGCAGTTGGCGAACTGCAACGCAGTAACGATCGCCTCTTGAGTAGCCAAACTCGCGCCACTGATGTGAATACCGCAAGAACTATGGTGAAGGAGGCTATCTCTTACACTCAAACTGCAATCAACCAACTGAGTGCAGCAATTGAGTTTCCTGAATTGATTCAGTTAGCAAACCAAGACAAAGAAGTTAGCAGATACGCCATTGAAATTGTCAGAACAGTCGATGAAGAGCGAAAAAATATAGATGAACAAATAGGCACGGCATTAGTAGATTGGCAAGTGACTCGCCTTGCTCAAATTGACCGCGATATTTTGCGAATTGCTGTGGCAGAAATGCTGTATCTAGGAGTTCCTAACAGCGTGGCGATTGACGAAGCTGTAGAACTAGCCAAACGTTACAGTGGCGAAGAAGGTCATCGATTTATCAACGGTGTTCTACGCCGAGTCACGCAGCAGCAAAAACAAACTGTTTAG
- a CDS encoding DUF502 domain-containing protein produces MNSNNRNSTTLKKENRGLVIDRWKQDLKNDLIAGLLVVIPLATTIWLSITIASWVINFLTRIPKQLNPFDGMHPILVNLLNLLVGLMVPLLSILLIGLMARNIVGRWLLDFGERVLQAIPLAGQVYKTLKQLLETVLKDTNGKFRRVILVEYPRQGIWAIAFVTGVVSSDIQTHMSRPMLSIFIPTTPNPTTGWYAVVPEDDVVNLSMSIEDAFKIIVSGGIVAPNTPLPSLIITKDRQLEVSPIEPKRQVFPVEDT; encoded by the coding sequence ATGAATTCCAATAACAGAAATTCTACTACCCTAAAAAAGGAGAATCGCGGTTTGGTAATCGATCGCTGGAAGCAGGATTTAAAAAATGACCTGATTGCTGGTTTGTTGGTGGTAATTCCCCTAGCAACTACTATTTGGCTATCGATTACCATTGCCAGCTGGGTCATTAACTTTCTCACTCGCATTCCTAAACAACTGAATCCTTTTGATGGAATGCACCCCATCTTAGTTAATCTACTAAATCTGTTAGTGGGACTGATGGTACCGCTGCTGAGTATTCTCTTGATTGGCTTGATGGCTAGGAACATTGTTGGACGGTGGTTGCTGGATTTTGGTGAGCGAGTCCTACAAGCAATTCCTTTGGCTGGACAGGTTTACAAAACTCTCAAGCAACTTCTGGAAACAGTACTCAAAGATACAAATGGCAAGTTTCGCCGTGTAATTTTGGTAGAGTATCCCCGCCAGGGAATTTGGGCGATCGCTTTTGTAACTGGTGTTGTCAGCAGTGACATTCAAACTCACATGTCCCGCCCCATGCTCAGTATTTTTATTCCCACGACTCCTAACCCTACAACTGGATGGTATGCAGTAGTTCCCGAAGATGATGTGGTTAACCTGTCGATGTCGATAGAAGACGCCTTTAAAATCATAGTTTCTGGTGGTATTGTTGCCCCCAATACACCCCTACCTTCTCTAATTATTACCAAAGACCGTCAATTGGAAGTGTCGCCTATAGAACCAAAACGGCAAGTTTTTCCCGTCGAAGATACTTAA
- a CDS encoding S-layer homology domain-containing protein, producing MTSLPQWISASLSLSTLCLTVTAVAPLITYAQNSTQSVFPDVPSNYWAQPFIRGLALRNIITGYPDGRFRPNQAVNRDEFAAIIRKAFNQEPVRQIESGAVYKDVPAGYWAAPAIEQAYQQGFMSGYPGGYFRPRQEVSKVEAIVALTRGLNLNSATTPAATQPTQQPTQARRKGLFLPIAMTSLMQPLMAPPAQAAAPATATSRPASFIVTNTYADANKIPQYAVAPVAAATKANIVVNYPNPKVLNPTKPATRAEIAALIYQTLVAQGRIEPIAINTPAYKYIVRTNNTTQNAQ from the coding sequence ATGACTAGCTTACCTCAGTGGATATCAGCAAGTTTATCTTTATCAACTTTATGTTTGACGGTAACTGCTGTTGCGCCTTTGATAACTTATGCCCAAAATTCTACACAGTCTGTTTTTCCTGATGTTCCATCGAATTATTGGGCACAGCCATTTATTCGTGGATTGGCTTTAAGAAATATTATCACTGGATATCCTGATGGCAGATTTCGACCAAATCAAGCAGTAAATCGTGATGAATTCGCTGCAATAATTCGCAAAGCTTTTAATCAAGAACCAGTGCGACAGATAGAAAGTGGAGCAGTTTATAAAGACGTTCCCGCTGGCTATTGGGCAGCTCCTGCAATTGAGCAAGCCTATCAGCAAGGATTTATGTCGGGTTATCCTGGTGGTTATTTTCGTCCACGTCAAGAAGTTTCTAAAGTTGAGGCAATAGTTGCTTTAACAAGAGGTTTGAATTTAAATTCTGCTACTACACCAGCAGCTACCCAACCAACTCAACAACCGACACAAGCGCGAAGGAAGGGTTTGTTTTTACCGATAGCAATGACTTCCTTAATGCAGCCTTTAATGGCTCCACCAGCCCAAGCAGCAGCGCCAGCAACAGCAACTTCTCGTCCCGCGTCATTTATTGTCACCAATACTTACGCAGACGCCAACAAAATACCTCAATATGCTGTTGCACCAGTAGCAGCAGCAACTAAAGCAAATATCGTTGTCAACTATCCCAATCCTAAAGTTCTCAATCCTACCAAGCCTGCTACCCGTGCAGAGATTGCTGCTTTAATCTACCAAACATTAGTTGCTCAAGGAAGAATAGAACCAATAGCTATCAATACACCAGCTTATAAGTATATAGTTCGGACTAACAATACCACCCAAAATGCTCAATAG
- a CDS encoding Maf family protein, which yields MGIPQFILASASPARRRLLQTAGIEPIVYPSDFDESQVKLNDPAQLVQTLAQRKAETVAPQFPSGLIMGCDSVLAVNGEIHGKPKNAEEAYQRWQMMRGNIGDLYTGHALIDLSHNRTLVKCQVTRVYFASIGDRTIDAYVATGEPLKCAGAFALEGRGGLFVEKLEGCHSNVIGLSLPLLRQMLVELGYEVTDFWN from the coding sequence ATGGGTATTCCTCAATTTATACTCGCCTCTGCTTCACCGGCGCGACGCCGCTTGCTGCAAACTGCTGGTATCGAACCGATAGTTTATCCTAGTGATTTTGATGAGTCGCAAGTCAAACTTAACGATCCAGCACAATTGGTACAAACTCTTGCCCAACGGAAAGCGGAAACTGTAGCCCCTCAGTTTCCATCCGGTTTGATTATGGGTTGTGATTCAGTTTTAGCTGTTAATGGTGAAATTCACGGCAAACCAAAAAATGCAGAAGAAGCATATCAACGCTGGCAGATGATGCGAGGTAATATTGGCGACCTCTACACTGGCCATGCCTTGATTGACCTTTCTCACAACCGCACTTTAGTCAAGTGTCAGGTAACAAGGGTTTACTTCGCGTCGATCGGCGATCGCACTATTGATGCATATGTCGCTACAGGCGAACCCCTCAAGTGTGCTGGGGCTTTTGCCTTGGAAGGCCGTGGTGGTTTGTTTGTAGAAAAACTCGAAGGTTGTCACAGTAATGTGATTGGGCTGAGTTTGCCTCTTCTACGGCAAATGCTGGTAGAACTTGGGTATGAGGTGACTGATTTTTGGAATTAG
- a CDS encoding PP2C family protein-serine/threonine phosphatase, with protein MLVPKLPSEPTDSNTSAATDVTPVVALKELVARLHREQNKIQDLLSSLGFALRSFNNLNQFLELIPLMATRVTDADGSALFLYKPNGQVRLEQLHWQDSRQRKDIRKALETASSQITHTPNTSPLATTTSILDAQMHQHLGPDVQVFGTAILVKHVERGWLYVLSRDPEYSWTETRQKLVRLVADQTAVAIENDELAVELRKKERLDQELEIGAEIQRRLLPRQCPTIPGVVLAARCKPANRVGGDYYDFIPTNQNLILPPTVDAIAEPSRWALVIGDVMGKGVPAGLIMTMMRGMLRGEVLHSNTPAQILQNLNRVMYADLENSNRFVTLFYSEYDPQTQILSYSNAAHNPPIWWHAATKTVTRLDTLGMLIGLDANSQYEDGQAKLEPGDTIIYYTDGLTDAAAASGDRFEEENFVDEFSAACRRCDTPQEILDYLFERVQQFIGTEKQNTDDMTLVVLQVDSQ; from the coding sequence GTGCTTGTGCCTAAACTGCCTTCTGAACCCACCGACAGTAATACTAGTGCCGCAACAGATGTTACCCCAGTTGTGGCTCTGAAAGAACTCGTGGCAAGGCTGCACCGGGAGCAGAACAAGATCCAAGATTTGCTAAGTTCTTTAGGATTTGCCCTCAGAAGCTTTAACAACTTAAACCAGTTCTTAGAGTTGATACCCCTAATGGCAACAAGAGTTACAGATGCCGACGGTAGCGCACTGTTTCTCTACAAACCCAACGGTCAAGTCAGGCTAGAACAGCTTCACTGGCAGGACAGTCGCCAAAGGAAAGATATCCGCAAAGCGCTAGAAACAGCAAGTAGCCAAATTACACATACGCCAAATACATCGCCGCTAGCAACTACCACAAGTATTTTGGATGCTCAAATGCATCAACATCTAGGGCCGGATGTGCAAGTCTTTGGCACGGCAATTCTGGTCAAGCATGTAGAACGGGGATGGCTTTATGTTTTGAGCCGCGATCCAGAGTATAGTTGGACGGAAACCAGACAAAAGTTAGTCCGGTTAGTGGCAGACCAAACCGCAGTAGCGATTGAAAACGATGAACTTGCTGTAGAACTAAGGAAAAAAGAACGCCTAGACCAAGAACTAGAAATTGGTGCAGAGATTCAACGGCGACTTCTGCCACGCCAATGCCCTACTATTCCTGGTGTAGTTCTGGCTGCACGTTGTAAACCAGCTAATCGCGTGGGTGGAGACTACTACGACTTTATTCCTACTAATCAAAATTTGATTTTGCCGCCAACCGTAGATGCAATTGCGGAACCTAGTCGTTGGGCTTTGGTGATTGGTGATGTGATGGGTAAAGGTGTTCCCGCAGGGCTAATTATGACAATGATGCGGGGAATGCTACGGGGAGAGGTGCTGCACAGTAACACTCCTGCCCAGATTCTCCAAAATTTGAATCGAGTCATGTATGCGGATTTAGAAAATTCCAACCGCTTCGTCACATTGTTTTACTCAGAATACGACCCGCAAACCCAGATTTTGTCCTATAGTAATGCTGCACACAATCCTCCGATCTGGTGGCACGCTGCCACAAAAACTGTAACGCGCTTAGATACTCTAGGAATGCTGATTGGTTTGGATGCTAACAGCCAGTACGAAGATGGTCAAGCCAAGTTAGAACCGGGAGATACAATTATTTACTATACAGATGGCTTGACCGACGCAGCCGCCGCAAGTGGCGATCGCTTTGAAGAAGAAAACTTCGTCGATGAATTCAGCGCTGCTTGCAGGCGTTGCGATACCCCACAGGAAATTCTAGATTACCTGTTTGAACGAGTACAACAATTCATCGGTACTGAGAAACAAAATACCGATGATATGACGTTGGTTGTGTTGCAAGTTGATAGTCAATAG
- the cutA gene encoding divalent-cation tolerance protein CutA: MDNSTGYGIVLVTAASREEAEAIASVLVESKLAACANFFPIQSVYTWQGEVQKEQEWQLFIKTDLNQFSNLEAKIREIHSYQVPEIIALPIIAGSHPYLQWISEQVNH, from the coding sequence ATGGATAACTCAACTGGCTACGGTATAGTTTTGGTGACTGCTGCCTCTAGGGAAGAGGCAGAGGCGATCGCATCTGTTCTTGTAGAATCTAAACTTGCTGCTTGCGCAAATTTTTTCCCGATCCAGTCTGTTTATACCTGGCAAGGAGAAGTACAAAAAGAGCAAGAATGGCAGCTGTTCATCAAAACTGACTTGAACCAATTTTCTAACTTAGAAGCCAAAATTCGCGAGATTCACTCTTACCAAGTTCCAGAAATTATTGCTCTGCCTATTATTGCAGGTTCTCATCCCTATTTGCAGTGGATTTCAGAACAAGTTAATCATTAG
- a CDS encoding B12-binding domain-containing radical SAM protein — MKALLLYPGFPKTFWSYDEFMKIAGLKAFIPPLGILTVAALLPADWEIRFYDRNVNQETDADWQWCEIVILSAMLAQKQDFLALIQKAVQLGKKVAVGGPYPTSVPEAALQAGANYLILDEGEITVPQFLEAIAQNQEQGIFRALEKPDVTTSPIPRFDLLKRDEYLTMAIQFSRGCPFQCEFCDIINLYGRKPRTKEPSQTLAELQSLYDLGWRGSVLIVDDNFIGNTRNVKRLLRELIPWMQERHYPFTFLTEASVNLAEDSELLELMNQAGFYAVFLGIETPDQDSLQVTRKFQNTRNPLLEACQTINQAGLLIYAGFIIGFDGERAGAGERIQTFVEQTSIPQPMLGVLQALPNTALWQRLKQEQRLLEGFGGLEVGDQNSLMNFVPTRPMAEVAKEYVEAIWKMYEPRNYLRRCFQQCLNITPNPQLQQTMYFPPGKGLRLLAQLLWRQGWQRREIRLQFWQQLWAILRTKPQFLNMYLGLCAAGEHFWEYRVLARERITEQLGFDPLTMPNSVEQELATL, encoded by the coding sequence ATGAAAGCACTGTTACTTTATCCCGGCTTTCCCAAAACCTTTTGGTCCTACGACGAATTCATGAAAATAGCAGGACTAAAGGCATTTATTCCACCGTTGGGCATTCTGACTGTTGCTGCACTGCTACCAGCAGACTGGGAAATTCGATTTTACGATCGCAATGTCAATCAGGAAACCGATGCTGATTGGCAGTGGTGCGAGATCGTTATTCTCTCTGCCATGCTTGCACAAAAACAAGACTTTCTTGCCCTCATTCAAAAAGCAGTACAGCTAGGGAAAAAAGTAGCAGTGGGTGGCCCTTATCCAACCTCAGTGCCAGAAGCTGCCCTCCAAGCGGGAGCTAATTACCTAATTTTAGATGAAGGGGAGATTACAGTTCCGCAATTTCTAGAAGCGATCGCCCAAAATCAAGAGCAAGGTATTTTTCGCGCTTTGGAAAAGCCAGACGTGACTACAAGTCCCATACCTCGCTTCGATTTGCTCAAGCGCGATGAATACTTAACGATGGCGATCCAGTTTTCTCGCGGTTGTCCCTTCCAATGCGAATTTTGTGACATCATTAACCTTTATGGACGCAAACCGCGCACCAAAGAACCCAGTCAAACCTTGGCGGAACTGCAAAGCCTTTATGATTTGGGCTGGCGTGGCTCTGTCTTAATAGTGGATGATAACTTTATCGGTAATACACGCAATGTCAAACGCCTGCTGCGAGAATTAATTCCTTGGATGCAGGAACGTCATTATCCCTTCACCTTCCTGACCGAAGCTTCTGTTAATTTAGCAGAGGATAGCGAGCTACTAGAGCTAATGAATCAAGCTGGATTCTATGCAGTCTTTCTAGGGATTGAAACTCCCGATCAAGACAGTCTGCAAGTAACTCGCAAGTTTCAAAATACTCGCAATCCCCTGTTAGAAGCTTGTCAGACCATCAACCAAGCTGGATTGCTCATTTATGCAGGATTTATCATTGGTTTTGATGGAGAACGGGCGGGTGCTGGTGAACGGATTCAAACTTTTGTAGAACAAACTAGTATTCCCCAACCAATGTTAGGCGTACTGCAAGCCCTTCCTAATACAGCGCTTTGGCAAAGACTAAAACAAGAGCAGCGATTATTGGAGGGATTCGGAGGTTTGGAGGTAGGAGATCAGAATTCTCTGATGAATTTCGTGCCTACTCGACCGATGGCTGAAGTTGCTAAAGAATATGTAGAGGCTATCTGGAAAATGTACGAACCCAGAAACTATCTGCGACGTTGTTTTCAACAATGCCTCAACATCACACCCAATCCTCAGCTACAGCAGACAATGTATTTCCCTCCTGGCAAAGGACTGCGATTACTCGCTCAGTTACTCTGGCGTCAAGGCTGGCAAAGGCGAGAAATTCGCTTGCAGTTTTGGCAACAGCTTTGGGCTATCCTACGCACCAAGCCTCAATTCCTGAATATGTATTTGGGCTTGTGTGCTGCTGGCGAGCATTTTTGGGAATACCGGGTTTTAGCCAGAGAGCGCATTACTGAGCAGTTAGGATTTGATCCGCTGACTATGCCTAATTCTGTGGAACAAGAATTAGCCACACTTTGA
- the ftsY gene encoding signal recognition particle-docking protein FtsY, giving the protein MAFNWFRRKYNESPDTTSQEQQAETPVVEPSSPESAATPTPATEQPEATDLLAYAKAAYKNIQQKQQPQAVETPPSEAIAEAEPEKLVSEDTATTAPSLETETTAVEEPAVTVAETTTQTPPATAEESPEVVAAKEVKQEEITQPATPVSLLERAAAERKAKQERLIATAIEVTELEEVQPAAAATATATVTEEIPELAFDEGFLWSAEVLAAQGRRVEDISIEEITWLKRLRQGLDKTRRNIVNQLKAIVGQGPLNQAGVAEIEALLLQADVGVEATDYIINALQKKLREEALPPEEAIAYLKRILRDMLDEPIHKSQKPLFAPEKDTLNIWLITGVNGAGKTTTIGKIAHLAQKSGYQCLIGAADTFRAAAVQQVKIWGDRSGVEVIANPGKNTDPAAVVFDAIAAAQARETELLLVDTAGRLQNKKNLMEELSKIRRIIDKKAANAKVESLLVLDATLGQNGLRQAEVFSEAANLTGVVLTKLDSTAKGGVALAVVQQLGLPIRFIGAGEGIEDLRPFSSYEFVEALLSG; this is encoded by the coding sequence ATGGCTTTCAATTGGTTTCGTCGTAAATATAATGAATCTCCAGATACTACCTCCCAAGAACAACAGGCAGAAACTCCTGTTGTAGAACCATCTTCCCCAGAATCAGCAGCAACGCCAACCCCAGCAACAGAACAACCAGAAGCGACAGATTTACTGGCATATGCTAAAGCTGCTTACAAAAATATTCAGCAAAAGCAACAACCCCAAGCAGTAGAAACTCCACCTAGTGAAGCAATAGCTGAGGCTGAACCAGAAAAATTGGTATCTGAAGATACTGCCACAACAGCGCCATCACTAGAAACTGAAACAACAGCAGTTGAAGAACCAGCTGTCACAGTTGCAGAAACAACAACCCAAACGCCACCTGCTACAGCAGAAGAAAGTCCAGAAGTTGTAGCCGCAAAAGAGGTAAAACAAGAAGAGATAACACAACCAGCAACGCCTGTATCATTGTTAGAACGGGCAGCAGCAGAACGAAAAGCAAAGCAGGAACGATTAATTGCCACCGCGATTGAAGTCACAGAACTGGAAGAGGTACAACCAGCAGCAGCTGCCACTGCTACTGCAACAGTAACAGAAGAAATACCCGAACTGGCTTTTGATGAAGGATTTTTGTGGTCAGCCGAAGTGCTGGCGGCACAAGGTAGGCGTGTAGAAGATATTTCGATTGAGGAAATTACTTGGCTAAAAAGGCTACGACAGGGGTTAGACAAAACCCGTCGTAACATTGTCAATCAACTCAAGGCAATTGTCGGTCAAGGCCCGCTGAACCAAGCTGGGGTAGCAGAAATTGAGGCATTGCTGTTGCAAGCTGATGTGGGTGTAGAGGCGACAGATTACATCATCAACGCTTTACAGAAAAAGCTGCGCGAAGAAGCTTTGCCACCAGAAGAAGCGATCGCCTACCTCAAACGCATCCTGCGGGATATGCTGGATGAGCCGATTCATAAATCTCAAAAACCTTTGTTTGCCCCCGAAAAAGATACCTTGAACATTTGGTTAATTACCGGAGTAAACGGGGCTGGGAAAACCACTACTATCGGCAAAATCGCTCACTTGGCGCAAAAATCCGGCTACCAATGCTTGATTGGGGCGGCGGATACTTTCCGCGCTGCTGCTGTGCAACAGGTGAAGATTTGGGGCGATCGCAGTGGTGTAGAAGTCATTGCCAATCCGGGTAAGAATACAGATCCGGCTGCTGTAGTGTTCGATGCGATCGCAGCGGCACAAGCCCGGGAAACAGAATTACTTCTGGTAGATACCGCAGGCAGACTTCAAAATAAGAAAAATTTAATGGAGGAACTCAGTAAAATTCGTCGGATTATCGACAAAAAAGCCGCCAACGCTAAAGTAGAATCACTATTGGTTCTTGATGCCACTTTGGGTCAAAATGGATTGCGGCAAGCAGAAGTGTTTTCCGAAGCTGCCAATCTCACTGGTGTGGTATTGACCAAACTAGATAGCACTGCTAAAGGAGGCGTTGCTCTTGCGGTTGTGCAGCAGTTGGGTTTACCAATTCGCTTTATTGGTGCTGGTGAAGGCATCGAAGACTTACGTCCTTTTTCCAGCTACGAGTTTGTCGAAGCACTTTTAAGTGGCTAG